GTCGTGATCGCCCAGGGCGTTGTAAAGGGCTACGCGCGTGGCGATTCCGCCGTACTTCTGGGTCAGCGCGTCGGCCAGGCCATCCCACGTCGACTCGGTGGCGAACGCCGCGATGTGCTCGTCGCTGATCTGGGCCGCCATGCCCGCGAAATCGCCGGCCTTCTGCTTCTCGCGGATGCGGGCCGTGGTGCCCTCGAACCCGGCCTCGTCCCAGATGAACGCGTAGTTGGGGGTGCTGCCATAGAAGGCCATGCTGGTGCGCACCGTCTCGCGTTGCGAGTCGCGGTCCTCGTCGCTGTCGCCGACGATCGTCATGGCCGGGATGATGATCGCGATGTCCGACGGTGAGCGCCCGGCCTTCTCCGCGCCGGCGGTGATGTTCGGCAGCACATGACGTTTGAGGTAGCCGAGCTCGCCGAGCGGATGGACGTGTACCCCGTCGGCCACTTCGCCGGCCATCCGCAGCATCCACGGATTGACCGCCGCCACATCGACTTTCGGATCGGGCTCGTCGATCGGGCCCGCGCTCCACTGCGGCGTGATGAAGTCGAGGTCGTAGAACTCGCCATGGTGATCGAGCTTGCCGGTGCGGAATGCCGCGAAGCACGCCTTGACTGCCAGCACGTAGTCGCGCAGCCGCGGGCCGGGGCGTTCGAAGGCAACGCCGTAGCGGCGCACGACATGCGTGCGCACCTGGGTGCCCAGACCCAGCCGGAAGTTGCCGCCGGTCGCCTCCTGTAGCTCCCACGCCGCGGCGGCGGTGACGAATGGGCTGCGCGGGAAGGCCACCGCGACACCGGTGGACAGCTGGAGTCCGGGAGCGGCCTGCGACGCCACCGCGGCGTTGAGGTAGGCGGTGCGGCCGGTCTCGGTGAACAGCATGCCGGAGAAGCCCGCGGCCTGAGCGCGCTGGGCCACGCCGCCGATCTGAGTCAACGGTTGCGGAACCGTCATCACGTCAATGTGCACGGCGCAACCCTATGCCTTGGCGTGATTACTGCGCCGCGAGCGTGGCGTTCTGAGGAACACGCGGAATCTCGGTGGCGGGCACCGGGGGACAGAAGAAGTTGCCCTGCACCGCGTCGCAACCGTATTCCTTAAGCCGCAGGGCTGTTTCCGCGTCTCCGACACCTTCGGCGATCGTCGCGATGCCGAATTTCGTCGTCAACTCGATCACCGACCGGGCAATCGTGGCGGCGCGTTCGTCGTGCAGGATCGGCGCGATGAAGAGGCGGTCGAGTTTGACATCGTCGATGGGCAGTTCGCGCAGGTAGGTGAGTGAGGCGTAACCGCTGCCGAAGTCGTCGATCGCCACCCGGATGCCGGACTCGCGCAAGCGATTGAGTACCGCGCGGGCCTTCGCGAGGTCGGCCACCAACAGGTCCTCGGTGATCTCGACGGTGAGCGAACTGGCGGACATGCCGCGCGCCTCGAGCACCGACATGATGCGGTCGGGCAGCGCGTCTTCGTCCAGCGAGGGTGCCCACAGGTTGATCGCGACGGGGATGGCCGCGCCGGCCGCGTACCAATCCGACGCGTCGGCGACCGCCCGTGACAGCACCAGATCCGTCACAGCGTCCATGAGCCCGTGGTCGCGGACCAACGGTAAGAACTCGCCGGGCTCCAGCGTGCCGAGTTCGGGATGCTCCCATCGCACCAATGCTTCGGCGCCACAGACGGATCCGGTCGTCATGTCGAATTTCGGCTGGTACAGCAGCGTCAGCAGGCGATCGTCGATGGCCCGTCGCAACTCGCCCAGCAGTTGCAGACGGGCCATGCTGTCGTCGTGTGTCGGGTGTCTGCCGAGCTGGGCCGCCATGCCGGGAGTGAAAGTCTGCACATCGGTCGAGCTGGCATGTTGGGCCCAGCTGCGGGCCGCGCTGGCCTGGTCGAGAAGCTCGCCCGGGATCAGGGCCGAGCCAGGTTCGGATCCAGACGAGGCCAGGCCGATGTTGAGGTGTATGTGCAGCCGATGATTCTCGAGTTCGAGAGGCTCCGCGAAGGCATAGACGAGTTTTCTGGCGACCTGTGCGGCGACCTCGGAGCGGTCTTCGACCAGGATGGCGAAGTCGTCCCCGTTCATCCGCGCGACCGTGTCGGCGGGCCGCACGTTGACGTGGAGCCGCTCACCGACACTGCGCAGTAGCTCGTCGCCGACCGCATACCCGAGCGTGTCATTCACCATCTTGAAATCACTGATATTGAGCGCAATTACGCTGACCGGGACGCCAGAGTAAATGTGCAGCCGGGCCGCGTGCGCGAGCCGATCGTCGAATAGTCGCTGATTGGCTAACCCCGTCAGCGGGTCCCGCAGGGCCACTTCGGACAGTGCGGCGGCCAGATGTTGTTTGCGGTCGAGCAATAACAAGTGGCGGGCGACCGTGGTTAGGAATAGCACCACGCAGACCGAAAAGATGACCGCTTCGGCCTGGCTACTGGGCCAAAAGTGCACAGCTCCGACGGCAATCGCCAACAGCACGGGCCCATATGGCAGCCACAGCGACGTTCTCGATAATGTCTGAGAGAAGCCGAGGTCGAGCTCGGGGCCGGGTCGAGACGCAATTGCCGACAGCGCGACAAAGTAGATACCGGCGGCCCATCCAAAAATGACCCAGTTATTGGGGACACGGTCGGGATGATTATCCCAGACGTGGATGATTCCGGCCGTCGCAATGGCCGCCCAGCCCAGGGTCATAAATGTCGGGGAGAGTTTGCGGCCCGGTTCGGCTTTCCGCACGGTCACGGTCGACATCACGAAAAGCCCGACATACACCGCGGTGGCGGCGGCCAACAACATCAAGGGCATGGTGACGATTTGTTCGGGTCGGCCGAAGTGCCCCAGCACCAGAATGGACAGCACGATCAACAACGACGCGGCGACGAGGATGCCGTCGAGCAGCAGGCCGATTCCGAATCGAGAGTCGTCGCGGCTGGGAATCGTGACGGCGGTGGCCAGCGCGCCGAGGGGCAACACGACGAAGCCCAGGTTGGCCGCCGAGATGCCCATCATCGGTGGAATTCCGCCGAGGGCGACGTACCACCAGACCGCCTGGCCGGCTGTCCAGGCGGACAAGCCGATGCTCAGCACCGTCCACGCGAGCCGTTGGCGCCCTCGAGAGGACCGGGCGGCGACCACTGCGCAGCCGTTCGAAAACACGCTCAGAATCCAGAGTCCGACCGGACCGGTGAGCGCTCGATCCGAAGGGCCACTTCTGGTGAACAACAACACGCCGTACACGAGCAGACCGACAGTCGCCAACAGAGCGAGCGCAGTTCGGCGTCGTGTCAGTGAGAACATTTCTCCTGCCCTGTCGTATGCGGTTGTCCGAAGCAGGATAAGCCACAGCAAGGGCGTCCGTGCTCTCTATTGTGGCCCTTTTAACAATTTCGCTGAAAAGTCTTCGGGTCGTTACGAGGTGGGTTGCCGGTTATACCAGAACTACTCGGATGATTGCGATTCGGGAATGCAGTCGAAATCAGTGATGCGGCGTCACTTGTGTTCTGCGGCAAAGACGACATCGGGGTTGAGGATGCCGGCCGGATCGAAGGACTCCTTGATCCGATGCAGCAGGTCGACTTTGACCGGGTCTTCGAGCTCGCGCCAGTAGGG
This window of the Mycobacterium sp. 050128 genome carries:
- a CDS encoding TIGR03617 family F420-dependent LLM class oxidoreductase; protein product: MHIDVMTVPQPLTQIGGVAQRAQAAGFSGMLFTETGRTAYLNAAVASQAAPGLQLSTGVAVAFPRSPFVTAAAAWELQEATGGNFRLGLGTQVRTHVVRRYGVAFERPGPRLRDYVLAVKACFAAFRTGKLDHHGEFYDLDFITPQWSAGPIDEPDPKVDVAAVNPWMLRMAGEVADGVHVHPLGELGYLKRHVLPNITAGAEKAGRSPSDIAIIIPAMTIVGDSDEDRDSQRETVRTSMAFYGSTPNYAFIWDEAGFEGTTARIREKQKAGDFAGMAAQISDEHIAAFATESTWDGLADALTQKYGGIATRVALYNALGDHDRFERYGEIARQLRQ
- a CDS encoding putative bifunctional diguanylate cyclase/phosphodiesterase; its protein translation is MATVGLLVYGVLLFTRSGPSDRALTGPVGLWILSVFSNGCAVVAARSSRGRQRLAWTVLSIGLSAWTAGQAVWWYVALGGIPPMMGISAANLGFVVLPLGALATAVTIPSRDDSRFGIGLLLDGILVAASLLIVLSILVLGHFGRPEQIVTMPLMLLAAATAVYVGLFVMSTVTVRKAEPGRKLSPTFMTLGWAAIATAGIIHVWDNHPDRVPNNWVIFGWAAGIYFVALSAIASRPGPELDLGFSQTLSRTSLWLPYGPVLLAIAVGAVHFWPSSQAEAVIFSVCVVLFLTTVARHLLLLDRKQHLAAALSEVALRDPLTGLANQRLFDDRLAHAARLHIYSGVPVSVIALNISDFKMVNDTLGYAVGDELLRSVGERLHVNVRPADTVARMNGDDFAILVEDRSEVAAQVARKLVYAFAEPLELENHRLHIHLNIGLASSGSEPGSALIPGELLDQASAARSWAQHASSTDVQTFTPGMAAQLGRHPTHDDSMARLQLLGELRRAIDDRLLTLLYQPKFDMTTGSVCGAEALVRWEHPELGTLEPGEFLPLVRDHGLMDAVTDLVLSRAVADASDWYAAGAAIPVAINLWAPSLDEDALPDRIMSVLEARGMSASSLTVEITEDLLVADLAKARAVLNRLRESGIRVAIDDFGSGYASLTYLRELPIDDVKLDRLFIAPILHDERAATIARSVIELTTKFGIATIAEGVGDAETALRLKEYGCDAVQGNFFCPPVPATEIPRVPQNATLAAQ